One stretch of Micromonospora cremea DNA includes these proteins:
- a CDS encoding M28 family peptidase codes for MTNGGYPATPSTDPVPSSVNRRRMLTIALGGAATVALPAPAWAATEQRPGAYRPPALTPDDRKIIAQVSAERALSHLRVLSEDIGPRIGGTASERRAADYMVKELDHLGYDVRLEPFAVADKFLAQLASPTGLPTDLNWQVGASPHAALDTTVSGDVVDVGAGAPENYPADVTGRIVLVDYVAARREQLVATALTRRAAAVVFLAADGVPPRRTGAFSPTLPGSASSPVPIPVVGAAQAQKERLRALLAAGRLTLTVTTSAHRDLTSNNVIAERVGRSGAGGPVVMVSAHYDTVIGAPGANDDGSGTVLCLELARVLRAIPVEATLRFALWGSEEQGLLGARHHVRQLPEAERDRFLAVYQNDMVATSWDPATRYWLLSYTGQSNRATDEVAAAAVRLGYDPRISPVTQRGSSDHQAFQEVGIASANFSWRGEETPAMLEPPYHTPEDTIARNISLERLQVSLELIGCATYATAR; via the coding sequence ATGACCAACGGCGGCTATCCCGCTACACCCTCGACCGACCCCGTTCCCTCCAGCGTGAACCGACGACGGATGCTGACGATCGCCCTCGGTGGCGCTGCCACCGTGGCACTTCCCGCACCGGCCTGGGCCGCCACCGAACAGCGCCCCGGCGCCTACCGTCCGCCGGCGCTCACCCCGGACGACCGCAAGATCATCGCTCAGGTGTCGGCCGAGCGGGCGCTGTCCCACCTGCGTGTCCTCAGCGAGGACATCGGACCACGCATCGGCGGCACGGCCTCCGAGCGCCGCGCCGCCGACTACATGGTGAAGGAACTGGACCATCTGGGGTACGACGTCCGGCTGGAGCCGTTCGCCGTGGCGGACAAGTTCCTCGCCCAGCTCGCCTCGCCGACTGGACTGCCCACCGACCTGAACTGGCAGGTCGGCGCCTCGCCACACGCCGCGCTGGACACCACGGTCAGCGGCGACGTGGTGGACGTGGGCGCGGGCGCACCGGAGAACTACCCCGCGGACGTGACCGGCCGCATCGTGCTGGTGGACTACGTGGCGGCGCGGCGCGAGCAGTTGGTCGCCACCGCTCTGACCCGCAGGGCCGCCGCCGTCGTGTTCCTCGCGGCCGACGGCGTGCCGCCCCGGCGGACCGGGGCGTTCTCACCCACCCTGCCGGGCTCGGCCAGCTCGCCGGTGCCGATCCCCGTGGTCGGGGCGGCCCAGGCGCAGAAGGAGCGGCTGCGTGCCCTGCTCGCCGCCGGTCGGCTCACCCTCACCGTCACCACCTCCGCGCACCGCGACCTGACCTCGAACAACGTCATCGCCGAGCGCGTGGGGCGGTCCGGCGCCGGTGGGCCGGTGGTCATGGTCAGCGCCCACTACGACACGGTCATCGGCGCTCCCGGCGCCAACGACGACGGTTCCGGCACGGTGCTCTGCCTCGAGCTGGCCCGTGTGCTGCGCGCGATCCCGGTCGAGGCCACTCTCCGGTTTGCCCTCTGGGGCTCGGAGGAGCAGGGGCTGCTCGGTGCCCGCCACCACGTCCGTCAGCTCCCGGAGGCGGAGCGAGACCGGTTCCTGGCGGTGTACCAGAACGACATGGTCGCCACGAGCTGGGACCCGGCGACCCGTTACTGGCTGCTCTCCTACACCGGCCAGTCCAACCGGGCCACCGACGAGGTGGCGGCAGCGGCCGTCCGCCTCGGCTACGACCCGCGGATCTCGCCGGTGACGCAGCGCGGCTCCAGCGACCACCAGGCCTTCCAGGAGGTCGGCATCGCCAGTGCCAACTTCTCCTGGCGGGGCGAGGAGACTCCGGCGATGCTGGAGCCGCCGTACCACACCCCCGAGGACACCATCGCCAGGAACATCAGCCTCGAGCGGCTCCAGGTGTCGCTCGAACTGATCGGTTGCGCCACGTACGCCACCGCCCGCTGA
- a CDS encoding YcxB family protein, with protein MHIRFGVPADPTYPGRVAAALGGVRLRKFGYIGAVLAAVGAIGLAVSRGFAWGEQISPLWTAMVVGGLLSMLYWPWVRFRARRRSSRYAVEGAYDITDDNIMMRSGSESGGIAWDGVAQVRDTPEFWIVYVGRMPATVIPRRLMSAEDAETLRAFMAKRGLLRLR; from the coding sequence GTGCACATCCGTTTCGGCGTCCCAGCCGATCCCACCTACCCAGGCCGCGTGGCCGCTGCGCTCGGCGGTGTCCGGCTGCGCAAGTTCGGCTACATCGGTGCGGTGCTGGCGGCGGTCGGAGCGATCGGTCTGGCCGTCTCGCGGGGGTTCGCGTGGGGCGAGCAGATTTCGCCGCTGTGGACGGCGATGGTCGTGGGCGGCCTGCTGTCTATGTTGTACTGGCCGTGGGTGCGGTTTCGCGCCCGGCGCCGCTCCAGTCGCTACGCTGTCGAGGGCGCCTACGACATCACCGATGACAACATCATGATGCGCAGCGGCTCGGAGTCCGGCGGCATCGCCTGGGACGGAGTCGCCCAGGTAAGAGATACCCCTGAGTTCTGGATCGTGTACGTCGGCCGGATGCCGGCGACCGTGATCCCACGCCGGTTGATGTCCGCCGAGGATGCCGAGACGTTGCGAGCCTTCATGGCCAAACGTGGGCTGCTCCGACTTCGGTGA
- a CDS encoding DUF6069 family protein, translated as MVVAAVGHAAGVSLDMGGAPIPVAGFGVLTAAFSLIGVVVAALLTRFARRPRRTFVRTTVVLTVLSLVPDVIADAGAGTKALLMLTHLVAAAIVIPAVARRLAA; from the coding sequence ATGGTCGTCGCCGCCGTCGGCCACGCGGCAGGGGTCAGCCTCGATATGGGCGGCGCCCCGATTCCGGTGGCGGGGTTCGGCGTGCTGACCGCTGCCTTTTCGCTGATCGGCGTGGTCGTCGCCGCGCTGCTGACCCGTTTCGCCCGGCGCCCGCGGCGCACGTTCGTCCGCACGACCGTGGTGCTGACGGTCCTGTCGCTGGTGCCGGACGTGATCGCCGACGCCGGGGCGGGCACCAAGGCGCTGCTGATGCTCACCCACCTGGTCGCGGCCGCGATCGTGATCCCCGCTGTCGCGCGCCGCCTGGCCGCCTGA